GCGGCAAGCGCGTCCGGCGAGGCCGAGCGGCCCGAGAGCAGGAAGCTCGCGGGGCTGCCCGGCGCCAGGTACATCGCGCCGAAGACCACGAACGACGCCACGAGGAGGGTGACGGCCATCTCCGTCACCCGTCGGACGGCGAATCTCGCGAAGTTCACTGCGCGGCCCCCACGTCGGCGGCCCACGGGTAGTACATGTACGCGATGGTGGTGGGGGCGCCGGTGATCCTCTTGTTCAGGAAGACGGCGGTGGGCCACTCGGCGACTGGGATCCACAGCAGGTTCTCGGCGGCGTGCCTCTGCAGCTCCGACTCGATCGTCAGGCGCTTGTCCGGGTCGTACTCGGCGGTGGCCCGCGCGACCCCCTCGTCGTACGTCGTGTCGCTGTAGCCGGCGAAGTTCATGTACGCGCCGGTCTTGAAGTTCTGCAGCAGGTCGAGCGGGTCGGTGATCGAGTCGTAGTAGGTGAGCGGGAACATGTCGATGCCCTCGCGCGCCTCGGGGTCGGTGAACAGCGCGGTGAACGCGTTGGGCGCGATGGTCCTGAGCCGGATGTCGAGACCGATCCGGGCCCCCGCGGCCTGCACGGCGGTGGCGAGCAGGGAGACGTCCTGGCCGATGGAGCTGGTGGCGACGGTGAGGGTCTTCCCGGTGGCGCCCGCCTCCTTCACCAGCGCCTTGGCCTTCTCGATGTCGGGCGTGATCTGCGGGAGGCCGTCGAGGGCCTTCCTCCTGGTGGGCTCCGAGCCGGCCGTCCAGGCCGCGCGGGTGGTGAGCGAGTTCGTGACGGTGCCCGCGCCGCCGAGTCCCGCCTTCACGAAGCCGGAGCGGTCCAGGGCGAGGGAGAGCGCCTTGCGGACGCGGACGTCGCCGAGCGGGCCCTTCATGTTCGTGATGTTGACGTTGACGGTGCTGAGGCCCTCGCCGAAGGAGAGGGTGCCGACGCCGCTGCCCTGGAGGCGGCCGTAGCTCTCGGTCGGGATGAGGTATCCGCCGTCGGCCTCGCCGCTGAGCATGGCGTTCGTACGGGCGGAGGGGTCCGTCATGAACCGGAAGACGACCTTGCCGGACTTGGCCCTCTTCCCCCAGTAGCCGTCGAAGCGGTCGAGCTCGACGGACTGGCCCTTGTTCCAGGTGCCGAGGGAGAACGGTCCGGTGCAGGCGAGTCCGCCCGAGGTGCCGTAGTCCTTGCCGGCCGCCTCGACCCCTGCCTTGGAGGCGATCACACCGGCGGCGGTCGCCATGTACTGGGGGAACTGGGAGTCGGGCTTCCTGAGCTTGACGGTGACCTGGAGCGGGCCCGTCTTCCGTATGGAGGCGACGTTCTCGAAGTTCTGCGCCCAGGCCGCCGCGTTGTCCGGGTCCCGCTGCCGGCCGAGGCTGTACACGACGTCGTCGGCGCTCATGGTCCTGCCGTCGTGGAAGCGCACCCCGCCGCGGAGGTCGTACACCCAGGTGGTCGGGTCGGGGTTGGACGCCTTCTCGGCGAGCCCCGGTTCGAGGGTGAGCCCCGGCGTCCAGCGCATCAGGCTCTCGCAGACGTTGGACAGGATGGTGTTCTGCGGGTAGTCGAACGCCACGGTGTAGTCGAGCGTCGGCGGCTCCGCGTACACGGCCCATGTGAAGGAGTCGATCCCGCCCTTGGCGGCGGGCGTGGTCTTCGAGAGGGTGACACCGCCGGTGCTCGCCCCGTCCTTGGGCGGTCCCGCGCAGGACACGACGAGGGCCGCCGTCGTCAGGAGGGCGGCCGCGGCGGCGCGGCGGCCGCCGGACGGACGGCCCCGGGAGACGCTGCCGCGTCTGCCGGTGCGGGGTGCGGGTGTGGTCATCGTCGCGCTCTCTTTCCGTACGGTCTGTGCGTACGCGATGGGGGAGGCTGCCGGACCGCGGGGACGGTCCGGCAGGAGCGATCGGTCCGGTCCGGGTTACGCGAGGGGGCGGGCGACGGGGATCTGCTGCGTGATGCAGTGCACTCCCCCGCCACCGAACGCGATCGCGAGCGCCTGCACGCCGACCACCTTGTGGTCCGGGTAGGCGGCGGCGATCACCGCGAGCGCGTCGTCGTCCTGGGGCAGTCCCGCCACGGGGACGACGACGCCGCCGTTGGCGACGTAGTAGTTCAGGTACGACACCTCGACCTCGCCGTCGGCCACGTCGACGAACGCGGCCTGCGGAACGTCGACGATCTCCAGCGACCGGCCCCGGGCGTCGGTGGTGGCCTCCAGGACCGCACGGTTGGCACGCATCCGGGCGTAGTCGGGGTGCGCGGGGTCGTCCGGCAGCGAGACGACGACCTTGCCGGGCGCGGCGAAGGCGCAGACGCCGTCGACGTGGCCGTCCGTCTCCGTGTCCAGGAGGCCTCCGTACGGAAGCCATACGACCTTGGTCACGCCGAGACGGGATGTCAGCTCGGCCTCGATCTCGTCCCGGTTCATGCCGGGGTTCCTGTTGGGGTGCAGCAGGCACTGCTCGGTCGTGATCAGCGTGCCCTCGCCGTCGACCGTGATCGCCCCGCCCTCCAGGATCATCTCGGAGGCGATGCGCTCGACACCGAGGTGCTCCAGGAGCAGACCGCTGATCCGGTCGTCGGAGTCGTACGGGTGGTGCTTGCGGCCCCAGGCGTTGAAGCGGAAGTCGACGCCGGCGCGGCGCCCGTCGCCGTCGAGCACGAACAGCGGGGCGGAGTCGCGGAACCAGGAGTCGTCCAGGGGAAGCTCCACGACGGTGATCCCGCTGCCGCAGTGGGCGCGGGCGTCGTCGCCGTGGCCGAGCGGGGCGACCATCGTCACCGGCTCGAACGCGGCGATGGCCCTGGCGACGTTCGCGTACTCCTCCTTGACGTCGTTCAGCACACTGCCCCAGAGGTCGGGGCGGGTGGGCCAGGCCATGAGGCAGCCCTCGTGCTCGGCCCACTCGGCGGGCATACGGAATGCGGTCATTCGAGAACTCTCTTCTCTCGCCAGAGATACCGGTCGGTGGCGGAAGCGCGGCACAAGGCCGAATCAGGCCACGGACAAGTACGTGGTGGATGGAATCTTCTCCTCGACTGAAATTTCAGTCAAGAGAGAATGCGTGGGTCGTTCACTCGGAAACGGAACGGCACGGGCCAGAGGGGACGGAGACGGCCGAGGGCGGACGTCCGGGGGGGTCGGCGCCCCCCGGAGCACGGGGCCCCGAGCCTCACACGGCCAACGGCCCGAGGGCCGCAGGTCCGCCGGACCGAGTCACGGCCCCGCGGCCCGCAGGGCGGCGAAGGCCGAGAGGGCCCGGCGGGCAGGGGGAGCCGGGGTACGGATGCGACGGCAGTCCGTTCGCCCTCACTGTGGCATTGACTGAAAAAACAGTCAATGCTTGGGAGGGAACGCCGGGCCGGTCACGGCGGAGACGCCCGGGAGCGGTGAGGCGCAGGGGCGGGGACGTGAAGGCCCGCGCGTGGTCGCACGCCAGGAACGTCTGGTCGCGCGACCGCGGACCGCGTGCGCGCGCTCCGGCGGGGCGCGTGCACGCGCCCCCCGCTCAGCGGAGCGCGGTCAGCTCCGCCTCGACCGCGCCGAGCAGCAACGCGCGCGCGTGGTCGATCTTGATCCCGCCGCCGAGCCAGCGCATGCTCAGTCCCTCCAGCAGGGCGGTGAGCCGCTCCCCCGCGGCGGCGAGCGCCGACGCGGACGCCATGGGGCGCACCTGGCCGAGGAGGACGGCAACGTCCTGGGCCCACATCAGGGTGGCCCGGGCGAGGTCCTCGCGGAGCAGCTCGTCGAAGACGGCACTCGCCCTCAACTCACCCCAGGCCGCGCTGTTCTCCCGTACCTCCACGGTGTCCTGAAGCTCCAGGAGGAGCGTGCCCTCGAGTTCCTCGCGCGGGCTCAGCGGCGGGGCGTCCGGGTCGCGGTCGCTCGTGTAGCGCTCGGCGCGCTGACTGATGAACTCCAGTGTGTGGCGCAGGATCCCGGAGCGGTCCTTGAAGTAGTAGTAGATCAAGGCCGTGGAGACGCCGGCCTCGGCCGCGAGCTCCTCCACCCGCAGCCCGCGGATCCCGCGACGGGCGATGACCCGTGCTGCCGCTTCGAGGATCTGAGTACTACGAGATGCCATGTCCGCACCCTACCCGGCGGTGATCCGGCCGGATCCGCGGCCCATGGGCGGCCGACCGGCCCCCGCCCTGCGCGCTGTTGGGGACGGAGCGCACGGGTCGCCGGCTCACCCGTCGCGCCGGTGCCGGTCGAGGACGACGGTCACGGAGCCGCCGTCCCCGGCGGCCTCGACCAGGCGCGCGATCACGATCTCCTTCTGGTCCGCGCCGCGCACGCAGAAGGGCCGTTCGTCGGCGAGTTCGGCGAACGGCAGCGTCGTCACCGGTTCCGACTCGATCCCGCGGGCGCAGTCGGCCGGGGTCAGCGCGTCGCCGCCCGCGATGAAGGCGTCGCTCTCCTCGGGCAGCACGAACGCCTTGTCCGTGCGGGCGAGGTACCAGGCGGCCGTCTCCCCGGGAACGACCTTGCCCGTCGTGAGATCGAACTCGTACGACGCGTCGGGCGAGGTGAGCGTGACGCCCGTGTACCCGGCCGTGTAGGAGGCGGCACCGGACGGCTTGGGCGCGCCGCTGGAGGGCTGCACGCTGATGGGCGGCCGCGCCGAGGGTTCGCCGGTGGCGCCGGCCGGATCCGGCCCCTCCTCCGGCGGAGGGTCGAGGTAGTAGACGGCCGCTCCGCCCACGACGAGCGCGAGGAGCGCCACGAGGACCGTGAGGAGCAGTCGGCCGCCACGACGGGGCGCCCTGCGCGACGAAGGGGCGTGCGCCCGAGCACCGGGGTGAGCCTCCGGCCGGTGAACCTCCGGCCCTCCGGGCGGAGCCGTGCCCGTACCGCCGAGGGAACCCGCACTGCCGGCGGGGCTCGTACCACCGGAGGAGCCGGTCACCGCGTCGGCTGCCTCGTGGGGGCTCCGTGAGGAGAACGCGGTGGCCGTGACCGTGGGCTGGACATGGGGCGGCCCCGGTCCCCCGCCGTGGCCCGCGAGGTCGGCGCTGACGGGGTGGGGCAGCCAGTCGTCGGCGAACTCCGGCCGCGGCCCCACGGCGGGATGGGCGTGGACGGCCGCGATCAGCGCGGCGGTCGAGGGGCGGTCCTCCGGGCGCTTGGCCAGGCAGCGTCCGAGCAGGTCGCGCAGGACGGCGGGGACAAAGGACAGGTCGGGTGCCTCGTGGACCACCCGGTACAGCGCGGCGGATTCCGGCCCGCTCCCGAAGGGCGGTGCTCCGCCGGAGACGTACACGGCGAGCGCGCCCAGCGCGAACACATCGGTCGCCGCCGTCGCCCGGAGCCCCAGCGCCTGCTCGGGCGCCATGAAGGCGGCGGTGCCGATCCGCAGGCCCGCCCCGGTCAGCGCGGTGGCGTCGGCCGCCCGCGCGATCCCGAAGTCGATCACCCGGGGGCCGTCCGCGGCGATCAGCACGTTGGCGGGCTTGAGGTCACGGTGGACGACGCCCACACCGTGGATGCCCTGCAGCGCCTCGGCGATACCGGCCACGAGCAGGAGGACGGTGCGCACCGGGAGCGGTCCGTGCCGCTGGACGACCTGTTGCAGGCTGGGTCCGGGGACGTACGCCGTCGCCAGCCACGGCGTACGGGCGTCCACGCCGTGGTCGACCACCTGCGCGGTGAACAGGCCGTGGATCCGCCGGGCGCTGGCCACCTCCTGGGCGAAGCGCTCGCGGAACTCGGGGTCGGCGGCGAACTCGGCCCGCACCGCCTTCAGGGCGATCGGACGCCCTCCGGGGGTGTACGCCAGGTACACGACGCCCATGCCGCCCGCGCCCAGCCGTGCGTGGAGGCGGTACCCGCCGATCTCGCGGGGGTCGTCGGAGGACAGAGCCGTATGGGCGGGCTGTACACCGGGAAGCTGAGCGGACATGCGGTGGCTCTTTCGGCAGGTGGAACGGAGCGACGAGCGACGCTCCCCGCATCGTGCCCTTAACTAAAGTTTCAGTCAATGTGAGACGATGGCGGGCCATGACCGGCGACACCGGACGACGAAGGGACTCCATGGCGGCGGACCGCAGAACCGCGACGCGCTCGGCTTCCTCACCGACGGCCGTCGCGCGGGAGTCGCCGCTCGCGGCGGCCGGCACCGTCAGGGTGCCGGAGGCGGGGCGCGCAGCCAGCGCTCCGCCCTCGGCGATGCGCTCCTGGGCGGTCAGCACCGCCCTGTCGACGGTGGCCCGCTCCTGGTCGCGCAGAAGGACGACGGTGGTGCCGGCCAGGGCGAGCAGTACGAGGAGCAGGGCGGCCATCGGCGGGCGGACGCCGCCGAGCAGCGGCATGTCGGCGCGGCGCCGGGTCTTGTGGCGGCGTCGCGAGCGCCGTGGCACCGCCCGGAGCGGGGACCCGGATGCGGGACGCGGGTGGCGTCCTGTTGAATCGGAGGCCATGCGGTCTTCGTTCATCTCCGGTTCAGCTCCTCAGCCAGGCGCGGGCGCCGTGCGCCGCCGTCTGCGGACCGGGGCCCGCTCCGCGGCGACCGCCCGACGTCCTTCCGCCGCGGCGTGCGCGGTCCTGCTGGCCCTCGTCGCGCTCGGCGCGACCGGCTGCTCGAACGGCTCCGACGGCGCGTCGGCGACGCGGCCCTCCGGGTCCGGGGCGTCGGCCGAGAAGGTCGTCGACCTCAGGAGCCGGATCACCGCCTTCACCGGGCAGCTCTCCGCGGACGGCGGCTACCGGGGGCCCGATCTCGCGCAGCGCCGTGTGGTGGCGGACGGCGTCCGCCTCACCCTCGACGGCGAGCTGTCGGCGGCGGGCGAGCGGCTCGCAGAGGTCGGCTGGACCGTGCGGACCCTGCGGGACCGGAACCACGGCCGCGAGTTCGCCGAGCTGGCCGACAAGGACGCAGATGCGGCCCGGGAGCGTGGCTGGGGGCGTGTGTACGTGAGCCTGGACGGCGGACGGGCGCGCTGGACCGTGCAGGCGCCCCATCCGGTCGCCGATCAGCACAGCGAGCGGCTCGCCGTCGACACCCTGCTCTCGGCGCCCCGCGGCGTCCTGGTCCTGGCGGGCGCGCACCGCGACGCGGGCGCGGGGGACGCCGCTGATGTCGCGCACCGCGAGGACACCGTGTTCGACGCGGTCTGCGACATGCTCGCCGGGCAGGGGTTGCCGGCGCTGCAGGTGCACGGTTTCGCCGACGGCTCGCTGCCGGGCAGGGACGTGGTCGTCTCCACCGGTCGCGGGAACGCGGCAGGTCGGCAGGCGGAGCAGCTCGCGGACGCCCTCGACCTGCGCGGACTGACCGTGTGCCGCGCGGCCCGGGAGGAGTGCGGCAGCCTGGAGGGCCGCAAGAACGTCCAGGGCGTACGGGCCGACGCGCTCGGAGTACCGTTCCTGCACGTCGAGTTCAATCGCTCGGTGCGCGGCGGCAGGGAGTCGGCCGAGGACGCGGTCGGCGCGCTCGGCGAGGTGACGCGGTCCTGGACCGAGGGTCCGGCCCCGGCCGCGCCGCCGGCTCCGGGGTCCTGAGGTTCCGCGTCCTGAGGTTCCGCGTCCTGAGGTTCCGCGTCCTGAGATTCCGCGTCCTGAGGTCCCGTGACCCGCCCTCCCCCACGAACGGTGCCCGGACGCGGTCGATCCCGTACGGGGCCTCTGGGGCGCTTCACCAGCCGGTCTCGGCCGGAGAGCCGCGAGGCCCAGACCGCCTCCCGACCCCACCGACGGGCCCCTCGGAGAATCCGACTAAATATTCAGTCAGCATGAGATACTCCGAGCGACGACAAGGAGGCACGACGTGGCCACAGACCGCCGGACGGCGATCATGGAGGGGGCTGCCCGAGTCATAGCGCGGCGCGGGGTACGCGGACTGCGGGTGGAGGAACTGGCGGTCGAGGCCGGGGTGTCCACCGCGCTGATCTACTACCACTTCAAGGACCGGGCGGGCATCCTGCGCCACACGCTGGAGTTCATCAGCGACCGGGCCGATCGGTACACGGCGGCGGATGAGGAGGCGGGCCTCGGGTCGGGCGAGGCCTTCGACGCTCCCGGGGAACTGGAACGTTCGCTGCTCCTGGAGTTCCAGGACCTGCCCGAGGTCCGGGAGAACAGCACGGCGTGGGGCGAGCTGCGGGCCAGCGCGGTCTTCGACCCTGAGCTGCGCTCCGAGCTCGCCCGCGCCGGCCTGACCTGGGTCCACGATGTCGCGGCCCTGCTCCGTGAGGCCTGCCCGGCCGTTCCCGCGCCGACTCTCACGGCCTCCGCGGAGCGCCTGACCGCCCTCACGGAGGGACTCAGCACGCGCTGGCTGAGCGGCGCCCTGGGCCTGGACCGCGCCCGCGAACTGATGCGGGCGGCGATCGCCGTGGAGCTGAGCCATCTGAGTCGCCGCTGGCCGCCGGAGACCTGGGACACGGTCGCCCCCGGGGCGTGCCCCGCGCCCCGCCCCGACGTCACCCCGTGCTGAACCCCGGCGGGGCCGCCGCGCCCCCGCCTCGCCGAGAGTGAACATCCTTGGATCCGGGCCGTGTTGTGTGAAAGCTGGCAGGACACATCCCGGATCCGGAGGCCCTCCATGACCGCCGAGCACACGAACACCCTGTACGAGGCCGTGGGCGGCGCCGACGCGCTGCGCCGGCTCTCCGAGACCTTCTACGAGGCGGTCCTGGCCGACCCCCTCCTCGCCCCCGTCTTCGCCGACTTCACCGCGGCCCATGTGGAGCACGTCGCCGTCTGGCTGGCGGAGGTGTTCTCGGGTCCCGCCCAGTTCACGACGGAGCTCGGCGGACACCAGGCCCTGCTCCGCGCGCATCTCGGGCTCGGCATCACGGAGGAACAGCGGCTGCGCTGGATGGAGTTGATGACGGCGGCCGTGGAGAAGGAGCTGCCGGACGACGCCCTGCTGCGCCGCCGGGTGGTGGAGTACTTCGACTGGGGCACCCGCATCGCCGTGGACGTCTCGGCCTCCGCGCCGGGCACGGACCTCGGCGAGCCCGGCCCCACACCGCGCTGGGGCTGGGACGGCCTCGCCTGATCCACGGGGCACCGGGCCGGGTCCTCTCGTCGCACTCCCGCCGTCGCCCGAGGGGCGGGGCATGCGGGAGTCCGACGGCAGGATTTAAGGTGCGGGGGTGCCTACGCGAACCCTTCTGACCAGCGTGTCTCTCGCCGACGCGGCTCTGCTCACCCATACCGAGCAGGGCCGTGACTGGCCCCTGCTGGTGTGGGCTCCGGGGCCGGGCGTCCGCATGGTGTCGAGTGCGGTGCTCGGCGGCGGCATCGGTGAGCGGGAGTGGGTGATCAACGCCCAGGTGCCGCCCGGCTACGACCGGCTCGATCCCGTCGCCCACCTCCGCGACCTGGCCGCCGGGGCGGGGCTCACCGGAGCGGGCGTGGGTCTGATGACGGCCGCCTCGGTCGCGGACCGGTGTCACGCCGAGGACGGCGGTGTACGGGCGGTGGTCACCGCGGGCATAGGGGTACGGGGCTGGGCGGCGGCGCCGGGCGTCGGTGGCCTCACGATCCCGCACCCCGGCACGATCAACATCATCGTGTCCCTGCCGGTCCCGCTCACGGACGCGGCCCTCGTGAACGCGGTCGCCACCGCC
This sequence is a window from Streptomyces sp. NBC_00691. Protein-coding genes within it:
- a CDS encoding ABC transporter substrate-binding protein, with amino-acid sequence MTTPAPRTGRRGSVSRGRPSGGRRAAAAALLTTAALVVSCAGPPKDGASTGGVTLSKTTPAAKGGIDSFTWAVYAEPPTLDYTVAFDYPQNTILSNVCESLMRWTPGLTLEPGLAEKASNPDPTTWVYDLRGGVRFHDGRTMSADDVVYSLGRQRDPDNAAAWAQNFENVASIRKTGPLQVTVKLRKPDSQFPQYMATAAGVIASKAGVEAAGKDYGTSGGLACTGPFSLGTWNKGQSVELDRFDGYWGKRAKSGKVVFRFMTDPSARTNAMLSGEADGGYLIPTESYGRLQGSGVGTLSFGEGLSTVNVNITNMKGPLGDVRVRKALSLALDRSGFVKAGLGGAGTVTNSLTTRAAWTAGSEPTRRKALDGLPQITPDIEKAKALVKEAGATGKTLTVATSSIGQDVSLLATAVQAAGARIGLDIRLRTIAPNAFTALFTDPEAREGIDMFPLTYYDSITDPLDLLQNFKTGAYMNFAGYSDTTYDEGVARATAEYDPDKRLTIESELQRHAAENLLWIPVAEWPTAVFLNKRITGAPTTIAYMYYPWAADVGAAQ
- a CDS encoding agmatine deiminase family protein, with the translated sequence MTAFRMPAEWAEHEGCLMAWPTRPDLWGSVLNDVKEEYANVARAIAAFEPVTMVAPLGHGDDARAHCGSGITVVELPLDDSWFRDSAPLFVLDGDGRRAGVDFRFNAWGRKHHPYDSDDRISGLLLEHLGVERIASEMILEGGAITVDGEGTLITTEQCLLHPNRNPGMNRDEIEAELTSRLGVTKVVWLPYGGLLDTETDGHVDGVCAFAAPGKVVVSLPDDPAHPDYARMRANRAVLEATTDARGRSLEIVDVPQAAFVDVADGEVEVSYLNYYVANGGVVVPVAGLPQDDDALAVIAAAYPDHKVVGVQALAIAFGGGGVHCITQQIPVARPLA
- a CDS encoding TetR/AcrR family transcriptional regulator gives rise to the protein MASRSTQILEAAARVIARRGIRGLRVEELAAEAGVSTALIYYYFKDRSGILRHTLEFISQRAERYTSDRDPDAPPLSPREELEGTLLLELQDTVEVRENSAAWGELRASAVFDELLREDLARATLMWAQDVAVLLGQVRPMASASALAAAGERLTALLEGLSMRWLGGGIKIDHARALLLGAVEAELTALR
- a CDS encoding serine/threonine-protein kinase translates to MSAQLPGVQPAHTALSSDDPREIGGYRLHARLGAGGMGVVYLAYTPGGRPIALKAVRAEFAADPEFRERFAQEVASARRIHGLFTAQVVDHGVDARTPWLATAYVPGPSLQQVVQRHGPLPVRTVLLLVAGIAEALQGIHGVGVVHRDLKPANVLIAADGPRVIDFGIARAADATALTGAGLRIGTAAFMAPEQALGLRATAATDVFALGALAVYVSGGAPPFGSGPESAALYRVVHEAPDLSFVPAVLRDLLGRCLAKRPEDRPSTAALIAAVHAHPAVGPRPEFADDWLPHPVSADLAGHGGGPGPPHVQPTVTATAFSSRSPHEAADAVTGSSGGTSPAGSAGSLGGTGTAPPGGPEVHRPEAHPGARAHAPSSRRAPRRGGRLLLTVLVALLALVVGGAAVYYLDPPPEEGPDPAGATGEPSARPPISVQPSSGAPKPSGAASYTAGYTGVTLTSPDASYEFDLTTGKVVPGETAAWYLARTDKAFVLPEESDAFIAGGDALTPADCARGIESEPVTTLPFAELADERPFCVRGADQKEIVIARLVEAAGDGGSVTVVLDRHRRDG
- a CDS encoding TetR/AcrR family transcriptional regulator encodes the protein MEGAARVIARRGVRGLRVEELAVEAGVSTALIYYHFKDRAGILRHTLEFISDRADRYTAADEEAGLGSGEAFDAPGELERSLLLEFQDLPEVRENSTAWGELRASAVFDPELRSELARAGLTWVHDVAALLREACPAVPAPTLTASAERLTALTEGLSTRWLSGALGLDRARELMRAAIAVELSHLSRRWPPETWDTVAPGACPAPRPDVTPC
- a CDS encoding group II truncated hemoglobin, translating into MTAEHTNTLYEAVGGADALRRLSETFYEAVLADPLLAPVFADFTAAHVEHVAVWLAEVFSGPAQFTTELGGHQALLRAHLGLGITEEQRLRWMELMTAAVEKELPDDALLRRRVVEYFDWGTRIAVDVSASAPGTDLGEPGPTPRWGWDGLA
- a CDS encoding adenosylcobinamide amidohydrolase, translating into MPTRTLLTSVSLADAALLTHTEQGRDWPLLVWAPGPGVRMVSSAVLGGGIGEREWVINAQVPPGYDRLDPVAHLRDLAAGAGLTGAGVGLMTAASVADRCHAEDGGVRAVVTAGIGVRGWAAAPGVGGLTIPHPGTINIIVSLPVPLTDAALVNAVATATEAKVQALVELGADASGTPTDTVCVAAPMPTASRAGADSGPRTGAGSGTTSPSRTTGAEVQPFAGPRSLWGARLARAVHGATRAACAGLITP